A single genomic interval of Gemmatimonadaceae bacterium harbors:
- a CDS encoding Lrp/AsnC family transcriptional regulator: MPVGIPLDQIDFDLVRLLQQNARLSNKELAARVGLAESSTLTRVRRLESRGILRGYHAEVAPAALGIGLQALIAVRLTRHAREIVERFRQHCRTLPAVLAAYNIGGTDDFLVHVGVSDSEALRELILTSISTRPEVAHIETHLVFDMVRGPASVG, from the coding sequence ATGCCCGTCGGAATCCCGCTCGACCAAATCGACTTCGATCTGGTGCGCCTGCTCCAGCAGAATGCTCGGCTTTCCAATAAGGAACTTGCCGCGCGTGTTGGGCTGGCCGAATCCAGCACGCTCACGCGGGTACGACGGCTCGAGTCCCGCGGGATATTGCGCGGCTATCACGCCGAGGTGGCACCGGCGGCGCTGGGCATTGGATTGCAGGCGCTCATTGCCGTACGACTCACGCGGCATGCGCGTGAAATCGTGGAGCGCTTCCGACAACACTGCCGCACATTGCCGGCCGTGCTGGCCGCCTACAACATTGGCGGCACCGACGACTTTCTGGTGCATGTCGGGGTGTCCGACTCCGAGGCGCTGCGCGAGTTGATCCTCACGTCAATCAGTACGCGCCCCGAAGTGGCACATATCGAAACGCATCTGGTGTTCGACATGGTGCGGGGGCCGGCATCCGTGGGATGA
- a CDS encoding DUF1080 domain-containing protein: MGRASHGAVVPHALFNGRTLAGWHVDVPALDSAVGARNPFIVRNGRLVSLGLPNGHLISDSVFRDYRLEVQYRFTGKPGNAGVLVHASTPRALYGMFPKSIEVQMEHRNAGDFWCIVEDITVPDMEKRRGPRATWGVTEGKARRIVNLTDGSERPVGQWNRMVIEAVGRSIKVWVNGTLVNHGTNATADHGQIAIQSESSEVEFRSITIAPAGARGGP; the protein is encoded by the coding sequence ATGGGACGCGCGTCGCACGGCGCGGTCGTGCCCCACGCACTGTTCAACGGCCGCACTCTCGCGGGCTGGCACGTCGACGTGCCGGCCTTGGACTCGGCCGTCGGCGCGCGGAATCCGTTCATCGTGCGCAACGGACGATTGGTGAGTCTCGGGCTGCCCAATGGACACCTGATTTCCGACTCAGTGTTCCGCGACTACCGACTGGAGGTGCAGTATCGGTTCACGGGCAAGCCGGGAAATGCCGGTGTGCTCGTGCATGCGTCCACGCCGCGCGCACTCTACGGGATGTTCCCCAAGTCCATCGAAGTGCAGATGGAACACCGGAACGCTGGAGATTTCTGGTGCATTGTGGAGGACATCACCGTGCCCGACATGGAGAAACGGCGCGGTCCCCGGGCCACGTGGGGCGTAACAGAAGGCAAGGCGCGTCGTATTGTCAATCTGACCGACGGCTCGGAGCGGCCGGTTGGACAGTGGAACCGCATGGTGATTGAAGCCGTTGGCCGGTCCATCAAAGTCTGGGTGAATGGCACGTTGGTGAACCACGGCACCAACGCCACCGCCGACCACGGCCAGATCGCCATTCAGTCGGAAAGCTCCGAAGTGGAGTTTCGTTCAATTACCATTGCGCCCGCGGGAGCACGAGGCGGGCCCTAG
- a CDS encoding prohibitin family protein, giving the protein MATSIDSTLEGLRSSMRNSMTGGSGGGGLTGGGGGGIRRLLVAAAVLLVGLFVVKPMVAYIEPGHVGIVIHRGGGGVDPQPLGPGFHMRNPAMTAIQEYPTFMQTLVLTRDATEGSPNNDEINVNSIEGQPLSLDVSMSFELDGTRVPALYSTFRTDVQTISHGFIKQAIRQSLQEVVGNEEIAAILGPKKAEVVTRTQTLLQKKLDAYGIVVRQFTLNEFRAPKAVMDAISLKNVMQQQSLTAQNELQKNTFQAQGDSIKAMGRAKAILAEAEAQAKANDLLSRSITPTLVQYEMAKRWNGQMPQVTGGAMPMLQLPGTVKPE; this is encoded by the coding sequence ATGGCTACATCGATTGACTCGACACTTGAAGGGCTGCGAAGCTCCATGCGCAATTCCATGACCGGCGGTTCCGGCGGCGGCGGTCTGACGGGCGGCGGCGGTGGCGGCATTCGGCGTCTGTTGGTGGCGGCGGCCGTGCTGCTGGTGGGGCTGTTTGTGGTCAAGCCGATGGTAGCCTACATCGAACCCGGCCATGTGGGCATCGTGATTCATCGCGGCGGTGGCGGTGTCGACCCGCAGCCGTTGGGTCCTGGCTTCCACATGCGCAATCCGGCCATGACGGCCATTCAGGAGTATCCAACGTTCATGCAGACGCTGGTGCTGACCCGTGACGCGACGGAGGGCTCGCCCAATAACGACGAGATCAATGTGAACTCGATCGAGGGGCAGCCGTTGTCGTTGGACGTATCGATGTCTTTCGAACTCGATGGCACCCGAGTCCCCGCGTTGTACTCGACGTTTCGCACCGACGTGCAGACGATCTCGCATGGTTTCATCAAGCAGGCCATTCGTCAGTCGCTGCAGGAAGTGGTCGGCAATGAGGAGATCGCCGCCATTCTTGGCCCCAAGAAGGCTGAAGTGGTGACACGCACGCAGACGCTGTTGCAGAAAAAGCTTGATGCCTATGGGATCGTGGTCCGGCAATTCACGTTGAACGAATTCCGCGCGCCCAAGGCGGTGATGGATGCGATATCACTGAAGAACGTGATGCAGCAGCAGTCGCTCACGGCCCAGAACGAACTGCAAAAGAACACATTCCAGGCGCAAGGTGACAGTATCAAGGCAATGGGGCGCGCGAAGGCGATTCTGGCTGAGGCCGAAGCCCAGGCCAAGGCGAACGACTTGCTGTCGCGCAGTATCACGCCCACGCTGGTGCAGTACGAAATGGCGAAGCGCTGGAACGGTCAGATGCCGCAGGTGACCGGCGGGGCGATGCCGATGCTGCAGTTGCCGGGCACGGTCAAGCCAGAGTAA
- a CDS encoding TIGR01777 family protein, translating to MTMRTFQRSVRVPVPVEALFAWHERPGAFARLAPPWDAPRVLEHTGGIRDGARVTLPVHAGPIPTTWRIEHRDYVANQQFVDVMREGPFAHWVHTHRFSADGPNASVLEDHIAYALPMGVLGEAVAGGFAQSTLARVFAYRHELMLADLARHAEYTARPRMRVAITGASGFIGTQLAAFLSTGGHEVVRIGRGPVVPGVTDISWSPERGQLDARSLEGVDAVVHLAGAPIAERWTAARRAAIRTSRVEGTSLLAHTLAQLDRRPRVLVSGSAIGIYGSRGAELLDESSAAGRDYLADTALAWESATEPAARAGIRVVHARTGIVQGAAGGALAKQAPLFRLGVGGVLGHGTQWLSPIGLDDVIGALHFCVMRDDVSGAVNLVAPAALTNADYTHVLATVMHRPSLARVPAFALRLVLGEEMANLTVLASQRVAPMRLLDAGFAFRLPTVESMLRFELGVVSG from the coding sequence ATGACAATGCGCACATTCCAACGTTCGGTGCGCGTACCGGTGCCTGTTGAGGCGCTGTTCGCGTGGCACGAGCGGCCGGGCGCGTTTGCCAGACTCGCACCGCCATGGGACGCACCGAGGGTGCTGGAGCACACCGGCGGTATTCGTGACGGTGCGCGCGTGACGCTGCCGGTGCATGCCGGGCCAATCCCCACCACGTGGCGCATCGAGCATCGCGACTATGTGGCCAATCAGCAGTTCGTGGATGTGATGCGCGAAGGGCCATTCGCGCACTGGGTGCACACGCACCGCTTCTCGGCAGATGGTCCGAACGCCAGTGTGCTGGAAGACCACATTGCCTATGCCCTGCCGATGGGAGTGCTTGGCGAGGCCGTTGCCGGCGGCTTCGCCCAGTCAACATTGGCGCGCGTGTTTGCCTATCGTCATGAGCTGATGCTGGCCGATCTGGCCCGTCACGCCGAATACACCGCCCGGCCGCGCATGCGTGTGGCGATTACGGGGGCATCCGGATTCATCGGCACGCAGCTGGCGGCGTTCCTGTCGACCGGCGGACACGAGGTCGTGCGTATCGGACGCGGGCCGGTGGTGCCCGGTGTGACCGATATTTCCTGGAGTCCCGAACGCGGGCAGCTTGATGCGCGATCGCTTGAAGGGGTCGATGCGGTCGTGCATCTGGCCGGTGCGCCGATTGCCGAACGATGGACCGCCGCGCGTCGTGCGGCGATTCGCACCAGTCGTGTGGAAGGCACTTCGTTGTTGGCGCACACGCTGGCGCAGTTGGACCGTCGGCCCCGCGTCCTGGTGAGCGGATCGGCCATCGGCATCTACGGCAGTCGTGGCGCAGAGCTGTTGGACGAGTCGAGTGCGGCCGGACGCGACTATCTCGCCGACACCGCGCTGGCGTGGGAGTCCGCGACCGAACCGGCAGCGCGCGCGGGTATTCGGGTTGTGCATGCGCGAACGGGCATCGTGCAGGGTGCGGCCGGTGGGGCGCTGGCCAAGCAGGCGCCGTTGTTTCGTCTTGGTGTTGGCGGCGTGCTTGGCCACGGCACGCAATGGCTGAGTCCAATCGGGCTGGATGACGTGATTGGCGCGCTGCACTTCTGCGTGATGCGTGACGACGTGAGCGGCGCCGTGAATCTGGTGGCGCCAGCCGCGCTGACGAACGCCGATTACACACACGTGTTGGCCACTGTGATGCATCGGCCGTCGCTGGCGCGCGTACCGGCGTTTGCGTTGCGACTGGTGCTGGGTGAGGAGATGGCCAATCTCACCGTGCTGGCCAGTCAGCGCGTGGCGCCGATGCGGTTGCTGGACGCCGGCTTCGCGTTTCGGCTGCCAACGGTGGAATCGATGCTGCGGTTTGAGCTTGGGGTCGTATCTGGTTGA
- a CDS encoding DNA-3-methyladenine glycosylase 2 family protein, which produces MARAIAVVGPCTLRPRTEGTHFDHLARAIVYQQLSGSAAATIYGRFTVQCGGGEPPSPQAILNHDEATMRGCGLSGAKTAAIRDLARHVVDGRLPLDTIETMDDEAIIESLIPVRGVGRWTAQMFLMFRLWRPDVLPVLDLGVRKGAQRIYNMRALPEAERLEKVARTWRPWASIASWYCWRILDVENAGGW; this is translated from the coding sequence ATGGCGCGGGCTATCGCGGTGGTTGGACCGTGCACGTTGCGCCCTCGGACTGAGGGGACGCATTTCGATCATCTGGCGCGGGCCATTGTCTACCAGCAGCTCTCCGGGTCGGCCGCTGCCACCATCTATGGGCGCTTCACGGTGCAGTGCGGAGGCGGCGAACCGCCGTCTCCGCAGGCCATTCTGAACCATGACGAAGCCACCATGCGTGGGTGCGGTCTTTCCGGTGCCAAAACCGCGGCTATCCGGGACCTGGCACGACATGTGGTCGATGGGCGTTTACCACTCGACACCATCGAAACGATGGACGACGAAGCGATTATCGAGTCGCTTATCCCGGTGCGCGGAGTGGGACGGTGGACGGCACAAATGTTCCTGATGTTCCGGTTGTGGCGACCCGACGTGTTGCCGGTGCTCGATCTGGGCGTGCGCAAGGGCGCGCAGCGCATCTACAACATGCGCGCGTTGCCCGAGGCCGAACGTCTGGAAAAGGTGGCGCGCACATGGCGGCCGTGGGCGAGCATTGCCAGTTGGTACTGCTGGCGCATTCTCGACGTGGAGAACGCGGGCGGCTGGTAG
- a CDS encoding protein-glutamate O-methyltransferase, producing MTPAQFARITGWLHEHSGIRLREGKEGLVRARLSKRLRQLGLTDFSTYLARVESDPDRREFAEMIDALTTNKTSFLRERAHFDFLRTDVFPSLSEPIRLWSAGCASGEEAYTLAMLALESFAMHTAPDIRVLATDISRRVLSTAAAGIYPAEAMADVPTEWLSRYWTCQPNDKSDEFVAGRALRQLVHFAPLNLMERWPMHGPFDAIFCRNVMIYFDKGTQQRLVERFHALLKPGGFLFVGHSESLTGLTHRFGYVQPAVYLK from the coding sequence CTGACTCCGGCGCAGTTTGCGCGCATCACCGGGTGGCTGCACGAGCATAGCGGCATTCGCCTGCGCGAGGGGAAGGAAGGCCTCGTGCGCGCCCGGCTCTCCAAACGTCTCCGCCAGCTGGGCCTGACGGATTTCTCGACGTATCTCGCGCGTGTCGAGTCCGACCCGGATCGCCGCGAATTCGCAGAGATGATCGATGCGCTGACGACGAACAAGACGAGCTTCCTGCGGGAACGCGCGCACTTCGATTTCCTGCGCACCGACGTATTCCCCTCGCTCTCGGAACCCATCCGCCTGTGGAGCGCAGGATGCGCCAGCGGCGAGGAAGCCTACACCCTGGCCATGCTGGCGCTCGAGTCGTTTGCGATGCACACCGCGCCGGACATTCGCGTCCTGGCCACGGACATCAGTCGCCGCGTACTGTCGACGGCGGCAGCCGGGATCTATCCGGCGGAGGCCATGGCCGACGTACCGACGGAATGGCTGTCGCGGTACTGGACGTGCCAGCCGAATGACAAGAGCGATGAGTTCGTCGCGGGACGCGCCCTCCGTCAACTGGTCCACTTCGCGCCGCTGAATCTGATGGAGCGGTGGCCGATGCACGGCCCCTTCGATGCGATCTTTTGTCGGAATGTGATGATCTACTTCGACAAGGGTACCCAACAGCGCCTGGTGGAGCGGTTTCACGCCCTTCTGAAGCCGGGCGGGTTCCTCTTTGTCGGGCATAGTGAGAGTCTGACGGGGCTGACGCACCGGTTCGGGTACGTGCAGCCGGCGGTGTATCTCAAGTAG
- a CDS encoding flagellar biosynthesis anti-sigma factor FlgM has translation MRINGSIFDPLRPDRAGSNVDPSGSRPTGQSEASPVPGAGKSDSVQISDAGRSLAGRVAKDQQVDFDPERVAELRTKVLTGAYNTLDVVDQVARRILTRGDL, from the coding sequence ATGCGTATCAACGGCAGTATTTTCGATCCACTACGCCCCGACCGGGCGGGATCCAACGTCGATCCGTCTGGCTCACGCCCGACGGGTCAAAGCGAAGCGTCACCTGTGCCAGGTGCGGGCAAATCGGATTCCGTGCAGATCTCGGACGCCGGGCGCTCGCTGGCTGGACGGGTGGCCAAGGACCAGCAGGTGGACTTCGACCCCGAACGGGTAGCGGAGCTGCGGACCAAGGTCCTGACGGGTGCCTACAACACCCTCGACGTGGTGGATCAGGTGGCGCGTCGCATTCTGACCCGCGGCGATCTCTGA
- the fliS gene encoding flagellar export chaperone FliS, translating to MSYASQSSSYREMELRSASPERLVVFVFEQLVINLERARIAMERNDLELRVASLRRARGLVGELMATLDFEKGGRIATQLADLYQYMMYELVDIGQRGDVVTLKKLVNIATNLRDGFSAAATQVVELKKSA from the coding sequence ATGTCCTACGCCAGCCAGTCCTCGAGTTACCGCGAAATGGAGCTTCGCTCCGCGTCGCCTGAGCGACTTGTCGTCTTCGTCTTCGAACAGCTCGTCATCAATCTCGAGCGCGCGCGCATTGCCATGGAGCGCAACGACCTTGAGCTGCGCGTGGCCTCGCTGCGTCGCGCGCGCGGTCTGGTCGGCGAATTGATGGCGACACTCGATTTCGAGAAAGGGGGGCGCATTGCCACCCAACTCGCCGATTTGTACCAGTACATGATGTACGAGCTGGTGGATATCGGTCAGCGCGGGGACGTCGTGACTCTCAAGAAGCTGGTGAACATCGCCACCAACCTGCGCGACGGATTCTCCGCGGCGGCCACGCAAGTGGTCGAACTCAAAAAGTCCGCCTGA
- the fliD gene encoding flagellar filament capping protein FliD has translation MPSTINFSGLSSSIQWGDIVDATIDAEKARNLTPITAEIAKRAAQKDAWTKLNSLVETLNENARLVRRTGFGGFTATVPPSPTTSRTLLTASPSLNAVPGRYRVEVLQLADTAKIAGGSVADTSAALNLTGDFAINGTSVAISATDSLDAIRDKINTANSGATPTGVTATIVKEGTTAGRLVLTRDTSGAAGITLTDGTGGMARELGFIDSRSKPVSSAVVAAATALGLAVTPPPATIRVGNTVITVDLATESIASIAAKINAAGGSASVESEQYGSETRYRLVADGNVSAVVGDAGSQDVIDALGLIAGTTGAVSQSVQTGVYTDAADAVATASTLLAGLKVDGSATGLAVGDAINIRGMRGDGTAVTIGLVVGAGDTMQTLLDKINDATTGFGSGARTAVASLGADGRIRLADSQGGASRLSLTLGVTHSNGSAGSLGAATVAVTGRSRELQQGRDAILRVDGRDLTRSSNTITDAIVGTTLNLQTAEPGTSIDVSIDRDVNGGLASVQKLVDSYNAIHAFLDEQRKVDAPLYADTLLRGVVNSFTDALRTDVTANTTYNKLAIAGVALDRFGVLKIDTDKLKTAMADKPLEIEALFGFSGVGAAFVAAADKATQYGIGTISAQLKNLDQTAIRLKTREADAQKRLDYRREQLVAQFTQMEVAISRLNAQKASLTSSINALTGSNN, from the coding sequence ATGCCGAGTACGATCAACTTCAGTGGGCTGAGCAGCAGCATTCAGTGGGGCGACATCGTCGACGCGACGATCGACGCCGAGAAGGCGCGGAATCTCACGCCTATCACGGCCGAAATCGCGAAGCGGGCGGCCCAGAAAGATGCGTGGACCAAGCTCAACTCCCTGGTCGAGACGCTCAACGAGAACGCCCGGTTGGTGCGGCGCACCGGTTTCGGCGGGTTCACCGCCACCGTCCCGCCCAGCCCGACCACGTCGCGCACGTTGCTCACGGCGTCGCCGTCGCTCAATGCCGTTCCGGGACGCTATCGGGTGGAAGTGCTGCAGCTGGCCGACACGGCAAAGATCGCCGGCGGCTCGGTGGCCGACACCAGCGCCGCCCTGAACCTCACTGGCGATTTCGCGATCAACGGGACGTCGGTCGCGATCAGCGCCACGGATTCCCTGGACGCGATTCGCGACAAGATCAACACGGCCAACAGCGGCGCCACGCCAACCGGTGTGACCGCGACCATCGTCAAGGAGGGCACGACCGCCGGGCGGCTCGTGCTGACGCGCGACACGAGTGGCGCGGCGGGCATCACGTTGACCGACGGCACCGGCGGCATGGCGCGTGAGCTGGGATTCATCGATTCGCGCTCCAAGCCGGTGTCCTCCGCCGTGGTGGCAGCGGCCACCGCACTGGGCCTCGCGGTCACACCGCCCCCGGCGACGATTCGCGTGGGGAACACTGTGATCACGGTTGACCTGGCGACCGAGTCGATTGCGTCGATTGCCGCCAAGATCAATGCGGCCGGCGGTTCGGCATCGGTGGAATCGGAGCAGTATGGCAGCGAGACGCGCTATCGACTCGTCGCCGACGGCAACGTCAGCGCTGTCGTGGGGGATGCCGGCAGCCAGGACGTGATTGATGCACTGGGCCTGATTGCCGGCACGACCGGCGCGGTGAGCCAGTCGGTGCAGACCGGCGTGTACACCGATGCGGCCGACGCGGTGGCCACCGCGTCGACGCTGCTGGCCGGGCTCAAGGTGGACGGGAGCGCCACCGGCCTGGCGGTTGGCGACGCCATCAACATTCGCGGCATGCGCGGCGACGGCACGGCCGTCACCATCGGCCTGGTGGTGGGTGCGGGTGACACCATGCAAACGCTGCTCGACAAGATCAATGATGCGACCACCGGATTCGGATCCGGCGCGCGCACGGCGGTGGCCTCGCTGGGCGCCGACGGACGCATTCGTCTCGCGGACAGTCAGGGCGGGGCCTCGCGCCTGTCACTGACGCTGGGTGTGACGCACAGCAACGGGTCGGCGGGTTCGCTGGGCGCTGCCACGGTGGCCGTGACCGGTCGCAGTCGGGAACTGCAGCAGGGTCGGGATGCCATTCTGCGGGTGGACGGGCGCGACCTCACGCGCTCGTCCAACACCATCACGGACGCGATCGTGGGCACCACGCTCAATCTGCAGACGGCTGAACCCGGAACCAGCATCGACGTGTCGATCGACCGCGATGTGAACGGTGGACTCGCGTCGGTGCAGAAGCTCGTGGATTCGTACAACGCCATTCACGCCTTTCTCGACGAGCAACGCAAGGTGGACGCGCCGTTGTATGCGGACACGCTGTTGCGCGGCGTGGTGAACAGCTTCACCGATGCGCTTCGCACCGACGTGACGGCCAACACCACCTACAACAAGCTGGCGATTGCCGGGGTGGCGCTCGATCGGTTTGGTGTCCTGAAAATCGATACGGACAAGCTGAAGACCGCGATGGCCGACAAGCCGCTCGAGATTGAAGCCCTGTTCGGCTTTTCCGGCGTCGGCGCCGCGTTCGTGGCGGCGGCCGACAAGGCCACGCAATACGGCATCGGCACCATCAGCGCCCAGCTCAAGAATCTCGATCAGACGGCCATCCGGCTCAAAACGCGTGAAGCCGACGCCCAGAAGCGACTTGACTATCGTCGCGAACAATTGGTCGCGCAGTTCACACAGATGGAAGTGGCCATCAGTCGCCTCAACGCGCAGAAGGCATCACTCACGAGTTCGATAAATGCCCTTACGGGTTCGAACAACTGA
- a CDS encoding flagellin: protein MRINTNVGALTASKNIFINNMAVENSMRKLSSGLKISRAADDAAGLSIANKLRTQSRSLSQAASNAEQGNAMLQIAEGAASTIQRIIERQKELITQKDSTGNNSTVSATLGTEIATLQTEAARILADADFQGASVFASLTFQVSDSTTNGTVTVAASLTLTSLSGSSTLANADTALDAVNATLATIGAGQNVLDYTVQNLKSAVVNVRAAESTIRDVDMAEEMANFTKNNILKEAAQAMLGQANQGSQSILQLLR from the coding sequence ATGCGTATCAACACGAACGTCGGCGCTCTGACCGCCTCGAAGAACATCTTCATCAACAACATGGCGGTGGAGAACAGCATGCGGAAGCTGAGCTCCGGCCTCAAGATCAGCCGCGCGGCTGATGATGCGGCTGGTCTCTCGATCGCCAACAAGCTTCGCACGCAGAGCCGTTCGCTGTCGCAGGCGGCGTCCAACGCCGAGCAGGGCAACGCGATGCTGCAGATCGCGGAAGGTGCGGCCTCGACGATCCAGCGCATCATCGAGCGTCAGAAGGAACTGATCACGCAGAAGGATTCGACGGGTAACAACAGCACGGTGTCGGCCACGTTGGGCACGGAAATCGCCACGCTTCAGACCGAAGCGGCGCGTATTCTCGCCGACGCGGACTTCCAAGGGGCGTCGGTGTTTGCCTCGTTGACCTTCCAGGTCTCCGATTCGACCACCAACGGTACGGTCACGGTGGCGGCTTCGCTGACGCTGACCTCGCTCAGCGGTTCGTCCACGCTGGCCAATGCGGATACGGCGCTTGATGCCGTGAACGCGACGCTCGCCACCATCGGCGCCGGTCAGAACGTGCTCGACTACACGGTGCAGAACTTGAAGTCGGCGGTCGTGAACGTCCGCGCGGCCGAGTCCACGATCCGCGACGTCGACATGGCAGAGGAAATGGCCAACTTCACGAAGAACAACATCCTGAAGGAAGCGGCTCAGGCGATGCTTGGGCAGGCGAACCAGGGCAGCCAGAGCATTCTGCAGCTCCTGCGCTAA